In one Caloranaerobacter sp. TR13 genomic region, the following are encoded:
- a CDS encoding HAD-IIIA family hydrolase produces MKAIFLDRDGVINDNSKHVNKPEDLIIYESAKKGLKKLYDAGYTLFIVTNQGGIELGYLTEEDLDKIHKRLLEELKPYCEIKDIRFCPDFYRKSECRKPKPGMILDLAEKYNIDLSQSWMIGDMDTDIIAGLKAGCKTAKIGKTYEKAHINGKDLDDVAEKILSQD; encoded by the coding sequence ATGAAAGCTATATTTTTGGATAGAGATGGAGTTATAAATGATAATAGTAAACATGTAAATAAACCCGAAGATTTAATAATTTATGAATCGGCTAAAAAAGGGTTAAAAAAGTTATATGATGCTGGATATACATTATTTATAGTTACTAATCAAGGTGGTATTGAATTAGGATATTTAACAGAAGAAGATTTAGATAAAATACATAAAAGGCTATTAGAAGAACTTAAGCCGTACTGTGAAATTAAAGATATTAGATTTTGTCCTGATTTTTACAGAAAATCAGAATGCAGAAAGCCTAAACCTGGCATGATTTTAGACCTTGCTGAAAAATACAATATAGATCTAAGTCAAAGTTGGATGATAGGAGATATGGATACAGATATTATTGCAGGTTTGAAAGCTGGATGCAAAACTGCAAAAATAGGGAAGACATATGAAAAAGCACATATAAACGGAAAAGACCTAGATGA